The Thermoanaerobaculia bacterium DNA segment CGCCGCGCCCGCCGCTGTGCGGCGTCCCTCATCCGCCGGCCTGGCTTCGCTGCGGCCGTCACCTTCTCCCGCCAGGAGAAGGGAAATCGACGGCTTCCTCCGGTCGCGTCTCCATGTGTGCGCAAGCGCCCGGCGAGGAGGAGGTCCACGATCTGAAAGGCCGCCAGCGGTCGAGCGCCTCTGGCGCGAGCCGTGCGGCCGTTGATAGACTGCGCGCCGTGCCGGTCGATCCCGAGCTGCTCGCGATCCTCATCTGCCCGAAGACGAAGGGGCCTCTGGAGAAGATTCCTCTTCCGCCCGAAGTTCGCGCATCGCTCGTCGAACGGTATCGGGAGAAATTCCGCGACGAGACGCCCGTGGTCGAGGAGGGCCTCTATTCGCCGGAGGCGGGGCTCGTCTACCCGATCGTCTCGGACATCCCGGTGATGCTGATCGACGAGGCCCTTCCGGCTTCCGCCGTCGGAAAGTGAGCGGTCACGCCGCCGCGGTCCCGTCGTCCGGGGCGCGGCGATGGCTTTTCCCCCTGCTCGTCGCGATCGCGTTCTGCACTTCCGCGATCGCGGTCGCCAACGTCCTCTTCGCGGCGGCCCTTCTCGTCTGGGCGGCCGCGATCCGGAACGAGCGCCGTTTCCCCCCCTCGCTCCGCGGCGGGATCGCGTTCTGGATCGCGGCGTTCGTCGCGTTCGGCGCGGCGTCGGCCCTCTTCTCTCTCCACCCCGAGCGAAGCCTCGCCGGGCTCAAGGGTTTCTTCACCTTCCTCCTCCTGCCGCTCTTCGCCGACGGGCTCGAGACGGACCGGCAGCTGCGGGCGGTGGTCTCGGCGCTCGGCGCCGCGGCGGCGGTCCTCGCGGCCGTCGGCCTGTGGCAGTACCTCCACGGCGCGAACCGGCTCTCGGACCGGATCGAGGCGACGCTCTCGCACTACATGACTTTCTCGGGCCTCCTCCTCGTCGTGTGCCTGCTCCTGCTCGGCATCGCGCTCGAGGGAGGTCAGGGGAGGGGAGCGTCGGCCGCGCTCGTCGCGTTTCTCGGCGCCGCGATCCTCCTGACGTTCACCCGCAACGCCTACGTCGGTTTCTTCGCCGCCGTCGTCGCCTATCTGGTGATTCGCCGCCCGCGCTGGCTCGCGGCGGTTCCCGTCGCCGCCGGGCTCCTCTATCTCGCCGCGCCCTCGGCGATCCGGGCGCGGATCCTCTCGACTTTCGACCCCTCCGACCCCACGAACCGCGACCGGATCGACATGGCGATCGCCGGCTTCCGCATGATCCGCGACTACCCGGTCTTCGGGGTCGGCCTGACGCTCGTCAAGCCCTACTACCCGCTCTACCGGGTGCCGACGGCGGTCCGCTGGCGCGTGCCGCATCTGCACGACAACCTCCTGCAGATCGCCGCCGAGTCCGGGCTCTTCGCCGCGGCGGCGTACGTCGCGATCC contains these protein-coding regions:
- a CDS encoding O-antigen ligase family protein → MSGHAAAVPSSGARRWLFPLLVAIAFCTSAIAVANVLFAAALLVWAAAIRNERRFPPSLRGGIAFWIAAFVAFGAASALFSLHPERSLAGLKGFFTFLLLPLFADGLETDRQLRAVVSALGAAAAVLAAVGLWQYLHGANRLSDRIEATLSHYMTFSGLLLVVCLLLLGIALEGGQGRGASAALVAFLGAAILLTFTRNAYVGFFAAVVAYLVIRRPRWLAAVPVAAGLLYLAAPSAIRARILSTFDPSDPTNRDRIDMAIAGFRMIRDYPVFGVGLTLVKPYYPLYRVPTAVRWRVPHLHDNLLQIAAESGLFAAAAYVAILACFFTVCLRRLRKETHRGRRGVLAGAFLAVAGISAAGFFEYNFGDVEVLMTTLIVMAIPFSRVFGDAGEAREHRAGEARERGAGEAREHGSAQDRGAATIPSAAEGGRG
- a CDS encoding Trm112 family protein, translating into MPVDPELLAILICPKTKGPLEKIPLPPEVRASLVERYREKFRDETPVVEEGLYSPEAGLVYPIVSDIPVMLIDEALPASAVGK